The Spirosoma foliorum genome has a window encoding:
- the pyrR gene encoding bifunctional pyr operon transcriptional regulator/uracil phosphoribosyltransferase PyrR, whose translation MNQQRLILSSPLLEIVISRLAQQLIETHQDFADTVILGMQPRGIHFAERVARELNRALGHTVPLGYLDATFYRDDFRRRDSPLRPNTTHVPFIIENKRVILIDDVLATGRMVRAALDAMTAFGRPRKVELLVLIDRRYNRDLPIKPDYTGKRVNTLESQQVLVEWTEQGADADRIWLVG comes from the coding sequence ATGAACCAACAACGCCTGATTTTGTCGAGTCCGCTACTCGAAATTGTGATTAGCCGACTTGCCCAGCAATTAATTGAAACCCACCAGGATTTTGCCGATACTGTTATTCTGGGTATGCAGCCACGAGGCATTCATTTTGCCGAACGAGTGGCACGGGAACTGAATCGAGCGCTGGGGCATACGGTGCCATTGGGCTATTTAGATGCTACGTTTTATCGGGATGATTTTCGTCGACGGGATTCCCCCTTGCGGCCCAATACAACCCATGTTCCGTTCATTATTGAAAACAAACGAGTCATTCTTATTGACGATGTGCTGGCAACGGGCCGGATGGTTCGAGCCGCTCTCGATGCGATGACCGCCTTTGGACGTCCGAGAAAAGTTGAACTACTGGTGTTGATCGATCGGCGCTATAACCGTGATCTCCCCATCAAACCAGACTATACGGGCAAGCGGGTAAATACGCTTGAATCACAACAAGTACTGGTTGAATGGACTGAGCAAGGGGCTGATGCTGACCGTATCTGGCTAGTTGGTTAG
- a CDS encoding DUF5686 and carboxypeptidase-like regulatory domain-containing protein → MTLVSFSSTVKAQTDFTVTGLVTDAQTGEPIPFASVALVGRRSGTLTDEKGRYTLKVKVLSDSLAVSSMGYKALRQAIDPERPSQAVDFKLASAGNALQEVTVKAGENPAWRVLRQLRKNRSLNDRKRLAAYEYDSYVKTDIALSHVTDRMRKNPLIKRINEAMSKQDSIVDDEGHRLLPLLASESVSRYYYRTSPDRKREDIRKTRIKGVAVDDAGLSSQLLGGTNLVSQNFYDNYIPILGKDFASPIGDNWRNWYEFFLADTTQIGDHICYEIQFDPKRKEDLAFIGKAWIDTTSFALCQIEAKIGQGANLNYVRSLTIEQELESTLDSTASVSGTAGWLPVSIRLMANLTGVGKQSLGLRAQVTLRNTNITVNRPRPSGFYEQPIEPSDTVATQNDAYWNSVQKNMAGADSLNKEDQKTRQIIEKLRAVPAVKMAEAVGQVAVTGFYKVGGFDIGPYPYLFAVNSVEGLRTRIGFRTNEQFSRNWILRGYAAYGTLDNKFKYGGEIDYLFSRQHWTVLGVRIANDLERLGLTPELIGGNRIFYAFSRFGRYRGGYQSYQKEVFFKTEPVKGILLTAMLGSRTFDPLFPFHYRKSPELGDQSPLQSDINDAYWSIEARLARKEKYLMDGNERITLGTKRAPILTIRYTRGLKSLGSDFNYNRITLRAQQTLRLGPLGRMTYLLSAGYTPDVMPAPMLFPHIGNPTPLLTTNTFNRMQFYEFVSDRFVAMHIQHRFEGLLFNRIPGIRKLNWRLIANFDALWGSLSQENRAVSSAKPLPDGVRPIYFGALNPKKPYMEVGYGIDNIFKLIRIQAIHRLDYLEDGPNGIPFNSFALKASATVSF, encoded by the coding sequence TTGACCTTAGTCAGCTTTAGCAGTACTGTAAAAGCCCAGACTGATTTCACCGTCACTGGGCTGGTTACAGATGCTCAAACAGGTGAGCCAATTCCCTTTGCCAGCGTCGCCCTCGTAGGCCGTCGAAGTGGTACATTGACCGACGAAAAAGGACGCTATACCCTCAAGGTTAAAGTTTTGTCGGATTCACTGGCCGTTAGCTCAATGGGCTACAAAGCGCTGCGTCAGGCTATCGACCCTGAGCGGCCGAGTCAGGCGGTGGATTTCAAACTGGCATCAGCAGGAAATGCCTTGCAGGAGGTAACGGTAAAGGCTGGCGAAAACCCAGCCTGGCGTGTACTTCGGCAGCTGCGTAAAAACCGATCCCTCAACGACCGAAAACGACTGGCTGCTTATGAATATGACAGCTATGTTAAAACCGATATTGCCCTCAGCCATGTAACCGACCGAATGCGGAAGAATCCACTCATCAAGCGCATTAACGAAGCGATGAGCAAACAGGATTCGATCGTTGACGATGAAGGTCATCGGCTATTACCCTTGTTGGCTTCGGAGTCGGTATCCCGTTATTACTATCGAACCAGTCCCGACCGTAAACGCGAAGACATTCGTAAAACGCGAATCAAAGGGGTAGCGGTGGACGACGCTGGGCTTAGTTCGCAGTTGCTAGGGGGCACTAATCTGGTTAGTCAGAACTTCTACGACAACTACATTCCTATTCTGGGAAAAGATTTTGCCTCGCCCATTGGCGATAACTGGCGGAACTGGTACGAGTTCTTTCTGGCCGATACGACCCAGATTGGCGATCATATCTGTTACGAAATTCAGTTCGATCCCAAGCGAAAAGAAGATCTTGCCTTTATCGGAAAGGCCTGGATCGATACAACTTCATTTGCTCTCTGCCAGATTGAAGCTAAAATCGGTCAGGGCGCTAACCTGAACTATGTTCGTTCCCTCACCATTGAGCAGGAGTTAGAATCAACGCTCGATTCTACCGCATCAGTATCGGGTACGGCGGGTTGGTTGCCCGTTAGTATCCGCCTTATGGCAAACCTAACGGGAGTAGGTAAACAATCGCTGGGACTTCGGGCTCAGGTGACCTTGCGGAACACCAACATAACGGTTAACCGACCTCGACCGTCGGGCTTTTATGAACAGCCTATTGAGCCAAGTGATACGGTAGCTACCCAGAACGATGCGTACTGGAATAGCGTACAGAAAAATATGGCTGGGGCCGACTCCTTAAATAAGGAAGACCAGAAGACGCGCCAGATCATTGAGAAATTACGGGCCGTACCAGCCGTGAAGATGGCCGAAGCGGTAGGACAGGTAGCTGTTACCGGTTTTTATAAAGTGGGTGGGTTTGATATAGGGCCCTATCCTTACTTGTTTGCTGTGAATAGTGTCGAGGGTTTACGGACGCGAATCGGGTTTCGGACCAACGAACAATTCAGTCGCAACTGGATTCTTCGCGGGTATGCTGCCTATGGTACACTGGATAATAAATTCAAGTACGGTGGTGAAATCGATTACCTGTTCTCCAGGCAGCATTGGACGGTGTTGGGCGTTCGGATCGCTAATGATCTGGAACGCCTTGGGTTAACGCCTGAACTGATTGGGGGTAACCGGATTTTCTACGCATTTAGCCGTTTTGGTCGGTACCGGGGTGGTTATCAGAGTTATCAGAAAGAAGTTTTCTTTAAAACAGAACCGGTTAAAGGAATCCTGCTGACCGCTATGTTAGGCAGCCGGACGTTTGATCCACTGTTCCCATTTCATTATCGGAAGAGCCCCGAACTGGGCGATCAGTCGCCGTTACAGTCGGATATTAACGACGCTTATTGGTCAATTGAAGCCCGACTGGCCCGAAAGGAAAAATACCTGATGGACGGGAACGAACGGATTACACTCGGAACAAAACGGGCGCCTATCCTGACCATCCGGTACACGCGTGGCCTAAAATCACTGGGTAGCGATTTTAATTATAATCGGATTACCCTGCGGGCGCAACAGACGTTGCGTCTTGGCCCGCTCGGACGGATGACCTATCTGCTGTCAGCAGGCTATACACCAGACGTAATGCCGGCTCCCATGCTGTTCCCGCACATTGGTAATCCAACGCCTTTGCTGACAACTAATACGTTCAACCGGATGCAGTTCTATGAATTTGTCAGCGACCGCTTTGTGGCTATGCACATTCAACACCGCTTTGAAGGACTGTTGTTCAACCGCATACCGGGAATACGGAAACTGAACTGGCGATTAATTGCCAATTTCGATGCGCTCTGGGGAAGTTTATCGCAAGAGAACCGGGCTGTTTCGAGTGCTAAACCATTACCCGATGGCGTAAGACCTATTTACTTCGGAGCGCTCAATCCTAAAAAACCGTATATGGAAGTGGGTTACGGCATCGATAACATCTTTAAATTGATTCGGATTCAGGCCATTCACCGACTGGATTATCTGGAAGATGGGCCTAATGGTATTCCATTCAATTCGTTTGCGCTAAAGGCATCAGCAACGGTTAGTTTTTGA
- the fdhD gene encoding formate dehydrogenase accessory sulfurtransferase FdhD, whose amino-acid sequence MSLVAPATIQKVVGENLTEVSDLLAVEEPLEIRLGFGPVDDRQQKSVSVTMRTPGHDEELAMGFLFTEGIIHQPSDIVSCRHCVQDSEKEGNVLRVELKPDVVVDWARLERNTFTSSSCGLCGKTTIDAVRALTPGPMLSDFAVEPSIIHSLADRIREAQLAFAYTGGIHAATLFDAEGKLLLVREDIGRHNALDKLIGAAFWQNWLPLTQFGIFLSGRVGVELVQKSWMAGVPLLAAVGAPSSLAVQMAQDAQMTLAGFVRNERFNLYSEPGRVRITQLA is encoded by the coding sequence ATGTCACTCGTTGCTCCGGCCACTATTCAGAAAGTAGTTGGCGAAAATCTGACCGAAGTTTCTGATCTGCTGGCGGTTGAAGAACCGCTCGAAATTCGACTAGGATTTGGACCCGTTGACGATCGCCAACAGAAATCCGTTTCGGTTACCATGCGGACGCCCGGCCATGACGAAGAGCTGGCGATGGGCTTTCTGTTTACCGAAGGCATTATTCACCAGCCCTCCGACATTGTTTCGTGCCGACATTGTGTGCAGGATTCGGAAAAGGAGGGGAACGTTCTGCGGGTTGAACTTAAGCCCGACGTGGTTGTTGACTGGGCCCGTTTAGAGCGAAATACCTTTACATCATCGAGTTGCGGGTTGTGTGGGAAAACCACGATCGATGCCGTCAGAGCACTGACTCCCGGCCCAATGTTGTCCGATTTCGCTGTTGAGCCATCCATCATTCATTCCTTGGCCGACCGGATTCGGGAAGCACAGCTGGCGTTTGCCTACACAGGTGGTATTCACGCGGCTACCTTGTTCGATGCCGAGGGAAAGCTGTTGTTAGTCCGGGAAGATATCGGTCGACACAATGCATTGGATAAACTGATTGGAGCTGCTTTCTGGCAAAATTGGCTGCCACTTACTCAGTTCGGCATTTTTCTGAGTGGTCGGGTAGGGGTGGAGCTGGTACAAAAAAGCTGGATGGCGGGTGTGCCGTTGCTTGCGGCCGTGGGTGCGCCATCCAGCCTGGCTGTTCAAATGGCGCAGGATGCCCAAATGACACTGGCCGGATTTGTCCGTAACGAACGATTTAACCTATATAGCGAGCCAGGGCGGGTTCGGATAACTCAACTGGCTTAG
- a CDS encoding diacylglycerol/lipid kinase family protein: MTFLFAINPVSGGTDKTVWETGIRDYFADSPHTVHQFYLDGKTDNETIPQQIEKYKPDCVVAAGGDGTIKQVAEHLLDTFISLGILPVGSANGMARELGILTDVHGSLDTLVNGMSKKIDVISVNDGESCLHLGDIGLNAQLVKYYQRNNLRGKLGYLQSVIKVLRKHRLMKVSITVDDECVHRAAFMVVLANARMYGTGAVINPDGDVSDGKFEVIVFRRLSFGEILKLFWRFQPFDPKQIEIFPATSVTIETGRKAYFQVDGEYRGLTTTVKAHIRPGALTIRVPAPVASKPVELSEPALARYIG; encoded by the coding sequence TTGACCTTTTTATTCGCAATTAATCCAGTTTCGGGTGGAACTGATAAAACTGTTTGGGAAACAGGTATTCGCGACTACTTCGCCGATTCACCACATACCGTTCACCAGTTTTACCTCGATGGTAAAACCGACAACGAGACAATTCCACAACAAATCGAAAAATATAAACCCGACTGCGTTGTGGCGGCTGGGGGCGATGGCACCATTAAACAGGTGGCAGAACACCTGCTTGACACCTTTATTTCGCTCGGGATTCTGCCTGTAGGATCGGCAAATGGCATGGCTCGCGAATTGGGTATTCTCACCGATGTACATGGTAGCCTAGATACGCTGGTCAACGGTATGTCCAAGAAAATCGATGTTATTTCGGTGAATGACGGAGAAAGTTGCCTGCACCTGGGCGATATCGGCCTGAATGCTCAGTTAGTTAAATATTATCAGCGGAATAACCTGCGCGGTAAGCTCGGCTATTTACAAAGTGTTATAAAGGTGCTGCGCAAACATCGGCTCATGAAGGTGTCCATTACCGTTGATGATGAGTGCGTGCACCGGGCCGCGTTTATGGTTGTGCTGGCCAACGCTCGTATGTACGGAACGGGGGCTGTTATTAACCCAGATGGCGATGTATCGGATGGTAAATTTGAAGTAATTGTTTTCCGACGCTTATCGTTTGGCGAAATCCTGAAATTATTCTGGCGATTCCAGCCCTTCGATCCGAAGCAAATTGAGATTTTCCCCGCCACATCGGTCACCATTGAAACAGGGCGTAAAGCCTATTTTCAGGTTGATGGTGAATATCGGGGCCTCACCACTACGGTAAAGGCCCATATTCGACCGGGTGCTCTTACGATACGGGTACCTGCTCCGGTAGCCTCTAAGCCAGTTGAGTTATCCGAACCCGCCCTGGCTCGCTATATAGGTTAA
- a CDS encoding App1 family protein, protein MKIYRGFGNGKTLIVHGSMLRRSALPRTKYRTSIWLNLLGLIRLFLVRPYPHATMRIQAGGQTIYTQADLDGYFRAEVPVVEPLPSGWHVVQVQCVAQESGEETVVAEGKGAILIPHQAGFACISDIDDTFLVSHSATLLKRLRVLLTRNAHTRQPFEGVVAHYKLLAEANRTDGQTNPFFYVSSSEWNLYDYIVEFSKKNGLPEGVYLLSPLKQLAEVLKTGQGKHMTKFMRIVRILEAYPEQRFILLGDDTQEDPTIYESVVRHFQARIRCVYIRQVYHKNQPKTREILSHVEAMGVPCCYFAHSAEARQHSVESGLTTL, encoded by the coding sequence GTGAAAATATATCGGGGCTTTGGCAATGGCAAAACGCTGATTGTGCATGGAAGTATGCTTCGGCGGAGTGCCTTGCCCAGAACGAAATACCGAACGAGTATCTGGTTAAATCTCCTGGGCCTGATTCGGTTGTTTTTAGTTCGCCCATACCCACATGCGACTATGCGCATACAGGCAGGCGGACAGACTATATATACGCAGGCGGACCTGGATGGCTATTTTCGGGCTGAGGTTCCGGTTGTTGAACCGCTGCCATCGGGCTGGCATGTTGTTCAGGTACAGTGCGTTGCCCAGGAAAGCGGAGAGGAAACGGTGGTGGCTGAGGGTAAAGGAGCTATATTGATTCCTCACCAGGCTGGCTTTGCCTGTATTTCCGACATCGACGATACATTTCTGGTGTCGCATTCGGCCACGTTATTGAAACGACTACGAGTCTTGCTCACCCGGAATGCACACACACGCCAGCCGTTTGAAGGCGTTGTTGCACATTATAAACTATTAGCCGAAGCGAATCGGACAGATGGGCAAACAAACCCATTTTTCTATGTATCGAGTAGTGAATGGAACCTGTACGATTACATTGTAGAGTTTTCGAAGAAGAACGGACTACCGGAAGGCGTATATCTGTTAAGCCCGTTAAAACAACTGGCCGAAGTGCTGAAAACGGGTCAGGGGAAGCATATGACCAAGTTTATGCGGATTGTCCGCATTCTGGAAGCCTACCCGGAGCAGCGTTTTATTTTGTTGGGTGATGATACTCAGGAAGACCCGACAATTTATGAGTCGGTAGTCAGGCATTTTCAGGCTCGGATTCGTTGTGTCTATATTCGGCAGGTTTATCATAAAAATCAGCCGAAAACGCGTGAAATATTGAGTCATGTCGAAGCAATGGGTGTTCCTTGTTGCTACTTTGCGCACAGTGCCGAAGCTCGACAGCATTCAGTAGAAAGTGGATTAACCACATTATAG
- a CDS encoding FdhF/YdeP family oxidoreductase yields the protein MEQNTPPEELTGELEVGKPYTEAAGVEAIVKSLEHIRNGTGLIRGLKVLADLNQKDGFDCPSCAWPDPDGHRSTLGEYCESGAKAVADEIMTKHSASPVLFQRYSVAELLQKSDLWLGQQGRLTQPMILKPGATHYEPISWDKAMQLIASQLNALDSPDEAIFYTSGRTSNEAAFLYQLFVRMFGTNNMPDCSNMCHESTSVALADSLGLGKASVTYEDYEKADVIMIIGQNPGTNAPRMLTPLEQAKRNGAKIIAVNPLHEAGLLSFKYPQSVRDVVFGGQKLTDLFLQVPINSDLALVKAMCKLLLEEEKKSPGKVLDQQFIKQYTSGYEAFVKSLDQFELSDLAAQCGQTIAQIQEAVDLFKYTPKLIICWAMGLTQHRNAVETINEVINLLLLKGSIGIEGGGASPIRGHSNVQGDRTMGIWEKPKPEFLDALKRVFAFEPPRENGYDTVAAVKAMHEGKAKIFFGLGGNFAMAVSDTNYTAEALKTCKLTVHVSTKLNRSHLIHGETALILPCLGRTDHDMQATGEQFVSCESTTGVVAQSHGVVEPSSAYLKSEVAIIGELAKAVFCNLDGHVRADKPNYPDVAIQTTFWDALVANYDGIRDLIEQVVPGFDNYNARVRIPGGFYIPNGPRVREFKTKDGKAHFTVNTPTHHDLQPGELLLMTIRSHDQFNTTVYGNDDRYRGIYNERRVVFMNPDDIANRGLREKQVVDLHSQYNGKQRTAHRFVVVPYSIPRGCAAAYFPETNVLVPIDSKADKSNTPTSKSIIVTVTPSVG from the coding sequence ATGGAACAAAATACACCCCCCGAAGAACTAACCGGCGAACTTGAAGTCGGTAAGCCCTATACTGAAGCTGCTGGTGTGGAGGCCATCGTGAAATCGCTGGAGCATATTCGCAATGGAACGGGACTGATTCGCGGGTTAAAGGTGCTGGCTGATTTGAACCAGAAAGACGGCTTCGATTGCCCATCCTGCGCCTGGCCCGACCCCGATGGCCATCGATCTACGTTGGGCGAATATTGCGAAAGTGGGGCCAAGGCCGTAGCAGATGAAATCATGACGAAACATTCGGCTTCGCCGGTTCTGTTTCAACGATATTCGGTGGCAGAGTTGCTTCAGAAAAGCGATTTATGGCTTGGTCAGCAAGGGCGATTGACGCAGCCAATGATCCTGAAACCCGGTGCTACGCACTACGAGCCAATCAGCTGGGATAAGGCTATGCAATTGATTGCCAGTCAGCTCAATGCACTCGATTCACCCGACGAAGCCATTTTCTATACCTCGGGCCGAACGAGTAACGAGGCTGCTTTTCTGTACCAGCTATTTGTCAGAATGTTTGGTACCAATAATATGCCCGACTGCTCGAATATGTGCCACGAATCGACCAGCGTTGCGCTGGCGGATTCGCTTGGCTTGGGAAAAGCATCGGTCACCTATGAAGATTATGAAAAGGCCGATGTGATCATGATTATCGGTCAGAATCCCGGAACCAACGCGCCAAGGATGCTTACGCCCTTGGAGCAGGCCAAGCGTAATGGAGCTAAAATCATTGCGGTCAATCCATTACACGAAGCGGGGCTACTATCATTCAAGTACCCGCAAAGTGTCCGGGATGTTGTATTTGGCGGCCAAAAACTTACGGATTTATTCTTACAGGTTCCCATCAACTCCGATCTGGCACTCGTGAAAGCCATGTGCAAACTGTTGCTGGAGGAAGAGAAAAAGAGCCCCGGAAAGGTGCTCGATCAGCAGTTTATCAAGCAATATACGAGCGGCTATGAAGCGTTTGTTAAAAGCCTTGATCAGTTTGAGTTGAGCGATTTAGCCGCGCAGTGTGGTCAGACAATTGCACAGATTCAGGAAGCGGTCGATTTGTTTAAGTACACGCCTAAGCTGATTATCTGCTGGGCTATGGGGCTGACGCAACACCGTAACGCCGTTGAGACGATTAATGAAGTCATTAACCTGCTCTTACTTAAAGGAAGCATCGGTATCGAAGGGGGAGGGGCCAGCCCGATTCGTGGGCATAGTAATGTGCAGGGCGATCGTACGATGGGTATTTGGGAAAAACCCAAACCCGAATTTCTGGATGCGCTCAAACGCGTATTTGCGTTTGAGCCTCCCCGCGAAAATGGATATGATACCGTTGCCGCTGTAAAAGCGATGCATGAAGGGAAAGCCAAAATTTTCTTCGGGCTGGGTGGTAACTTCGCGATGGCTGTTTCCGATACAAATTACACAGCAGAGGCTTTGAAAACCTGCAAACTGACCGTACACGTTTCCACAAAACTAAATCGGAGCCATCTGATTCATGGCGAAACAGCGTTGATTTTGCCTTGTCTGGGACGTACCGATCACGATATGCAAGCGACCGGTGAACAGTTCGTTAGTTGCGAAAGTACAACGGGCGTAGTTGCCCAGTCGCACGGTGTAGTTGAGCCGTCATCGGCCTATCTGAAAAGTGAAGTGGCCATTATTGGTGAGTTGGCTAAAGCAGTTTTCTGTAACCTGGACGGCCACGTCCGGGCGGACAAACCTAACTATCCGGACGTAGCCATCCAGACTACATTCTGGGACGCCCTCGTTGCCAATTACGACGGCATTCGTGATCTTATTGAGCAGGTTGTTCCTGGTTTTGACAACTACAACGCCCGAGTGCGGATACCGGGTGGTTTTTACATCCCGAATGGACCTCGTGTTCGGGAGTTCAAAACAAAAGATGGCAAAGCGCATTTTACGGTCAATACACCCACCCATCACGATCTGCAACCGGGAGAATTGCTACTGATGACCATTCGTAGCCACGATCAGTTCAATACAACGGTATACGGAAATGATGATCGCTACCGGGGCATCTACAACGAACGACGGGTTGTATTTATGAACCCCGACGACATTGCCAACCGAGGCTTGCGCGAGAAGCAGGTTGTGGATTTACACAGTCAATACAATGGCAAACAGCGAACCGCCCATCGATTTGTGGTTGTCCCCTACAGTATTCCACGCGGTTGCGCAGCCGCTTATTTTCCCGAAACCAACGTGCTGGTGCCCATCGACTCAAAAGCAGATAAAAGCAACACGCCAACGTCGAAATCAATTATCGTTACGGTGACGCCATCAGTGGGATAA
- a CDS encoding serine hydrolase domain-containing protein: protein MRIRLLASFLSLLVGSNLYGQSPDLVKTQGITSAVHQANIGKIIFTSKDIPAASLQASDFLDTYELTNKSNLFMTVFMGNSLTNYLHQLAPELSADELTKSGCYQFNFYVDDKLIYQTNLHPGAPYAQIKNVETLISKPLINNQREGAWWSQSAWNRFMNNGGDAALSDGSHMFKFEIKPYLNKPELIVGNLIAVGQLKLLVKRKPVIDLASIQLTPPKPYNGLSVSSESFDTNKIKALKGNIDADVFRHITSVVVIKNGKLLIEEYFNGATRDSLHDVRSVGKTFASTLTGIAKQEGYLKSESQTLSEFYDLKNFANYSSDKATTKLSELLTMSSAFDGNDNDSDSPGNEENMYPMPDWVKFALDLPVEPAKFKNEWHYFTAGVVLLGDVLNKVVPGKLDQYADKKLFKPLGISHYKWQYTPQHVISTAGGIQMNALDFAKYGQLYKNGGQWNGKQIIPTAWVNQTFMHHKTLPDRTDEYYGYLFWNKKYTVNGKAYETYYCSGNGGNKIFVFNDQPLVVVVTATAYNTAYAHPQVDKIMEQYILPAVIR from the coding sequence ATGCGAATTCGCTTATTAGCCTCATTCCTAAGCCTGCTCGTCGGCAGCAACCTGTATGGTCAATCGCCAGATCTTGTCAAAACTCAGGGCATTACCTCGGCGGTGCATCAGGCCAATATTGGCAAGATCATCTTTACGAGCAAAGACATTCCAGCGGCAAGCCTCCAAGCGTCCGATTTTCTGGATACCTATGAGCTGACCAACAAAAGCAATCTGTTCATGACGGTTTTCATGGGTAATTCGCTCACCAATTACCTGCATCAGCTGGCCCCTGAATTATCGGCAGACGAGCTTACGAAAAGCGGTTGCTACCAGTTCAATTTTTACGTAGATGATAAACTCATTTATCAAACCAATCTTCATCCTGGCGCGCCTTATGCTCAGATCAAAAACGTAGAAACGCTTATCAGTAAACCCTTGATTAACAATCAGCGGGAAGGTGCCTGGTGGAGCCAGTCTGCCTGGAATCGGTTTATGAATAATGGCGGAGATGCTGCATTAAGTGATGGTTCTCATATGTTCAAATTCGAAATCAAACCCTATCTCAACAAACCCGAATTGATTGTAGGAAACCTGATTGCAGTAGGTCAACTAAAGCTTTTGGTTAAACGCAAACCCGTTATTGATCTGGCCAGCATACAGTTAACACCCCCCAAACCATACAATGGACTTTCTGTGTCTTCGGAATCGTTTGATACCAACAAAATCAAGGCGTTAAAAGGAAATATCGACGCGGATGTCTTCCGACATATTACCAGCGTGGTGGTCATTAAAAACGGTAAACTCCTGATCGAAGAATATTTTAACGGCGCTACCCGCGACTCGCTGCACGATGTTCGTTCAGTGGGGAAAACGTTTGCCTCCACCTTAACCGGAATTGCGAAACAGGAAGGTTACCTGAAAAGCGAAAGTCAGACACTCAGCGAGTTTTACGATTTAAAAAACTTTGCCAATTACTCATCCGACAAAGCAACTACGAAACTAAGCGAGCTATTGACCATGAGTTCGGCCTTCGACGGCAATGATAATGACAGCGATTCGCCAGGTAACGAAGAGAATATGTACCCAATGCCAGACTGGGTAAAATTTGCGCTGGACTTACCCGTTGAACCGGCCAAGTTCAAAAACGAGTGGCATTACTTTACAGCAGGAGTTGTCCTGCTGGGCGATGTTCTGAATAAGGTCGTTCCCGGCAAATTGGATCAGTACGCAGACAAGAAACTATTTAAGCCTCTGGGAATTAGCCATTATAAATGGCAGTATACGCCCCAGCACGTAATCAGTACGGCAGGGGGAATTCAGATGAATGCGCTGGATTTTGCCAAATACGGTCAGCTTTACAAAAACGGCGGTCAATGGAATGGCAAGCAAATTATTCCAACAGCCTGGGTCAATCAGACATTTATGCACCATAAGACCCTCCCCGACCGGACCGATGAATATTACGGCTATCTGTTCTGGAACAAAAAGTATACGGTGAATGGCAAAGCCTATGAAACCTATTACTGCTCTGGAAATGGTGGCAACAAGATATTCGTTTTCAACGATCAGCCGTTGGTTGTTGTCGTAACCGCAACCGCTTACAACACCGCTTATGCTCATCCACAGGTAGATAAGATAATGGAACAGTATATTCTGCCAGCCGTGATTCGTTAG